The genomic DNA CCATGCTGCTGTCGAGTTGCGCGGCAATAGTCGGGCTCACACCGATCGGACCGGTGGTCTCGTGCGGCTGGTAGTCGCCGCGCTCCGCGAACTCCCGGGCCGCGTCCAGGTAGGCCAGGGAGCCGCGTGAGGTGGGCGAGTAGTCGATGACGGTCTGGCCGTAGCCCGGCGCCTCGGAGACCTTCACGGAGCGCGGAATCATGTTCTTGAGCACGACGTCACCGAACTGGTTGCGCACCTCCTGGGCGACCTGCTCGGAAAGCTTGGTGCGGCCGTCGTACATCGTCATGAGCACCCCCGAGATGTGCAGGGAGGTGTTGAGGTGTTCACGGATCATGCTGATGTTGCCGAGCAGCTGCCCCACGCCCTCCAGCGCGTAGTACTCGCACTGGATCGGAATGAGCACCTCGTCGACGGCGGTCATCGCGTTGATGGTCAGCAGCCCCAGCGACGGCGGGCAGTCGATGAAGATGTAGTCGTAGCCCTGATCGGCGACGTGGCCTTTGCGGAGGGCGTCGGCAAGCCGGTACTCGCGCCGGACGAGGGAGACGAGCTCGATCTCGGCGCCGGCGAGGTCGATGGTCGCCGGAATGCAGTGCAGGTTCGGGTTGTGCGGCGAGACCTGGATGGCCTCGTCCGCGGTGGCCTCACCGATGAGCAGCTCGTAGGAGCTGGTGATGCCCGCCCGGTGCTCGGCGCCGAGCGCAGTGGAGGCGTTGCCCTGCGGATCCAGGTCGACGACCAGAACCTTGAGTCCGTGCGCCGCCAGCGCGGCGGCCATGTTCACGGAGCTGGTGGTCTTGCCGACGCCGCCCTTCTGGTTGGCGACCGTGATAAGGCGCGGCTCATCCGGACGCGGCAAGGTGCCCCGCACCAGGGTCTTGCGCTGCTGCTCATCCATCGAGGGATCGTCCTTGTCTTCCCACCAGTTCATGTTTCCTTACTCTAGTGTGTGGGGACGACACCACCAGATTCGACTACTTCACCCGCGGGATCCGGATGAGTGTGGTCGGTTCCTCCAGCACCTTGTCGCCGACGGTGAAGATCTCCGCCTCGCCGCCGCCGGCTCTGCGGATCTGCGTGGCGTCGCGTTCCAGCTCCTCGCCGACGGAGGATCCCTTCATCGCGACCATGGAGCCGCCGATCTTCACCAGCGGCAGCGACCAGCCGACGAGTTTGCCCAGCGGGGCGACCGCCCGGGAGGTGACCACGTCGACCTTCTCCAGCTTGCGCACGTGCGGCTCCTCGGCCCGGCCGCGGACGACGGTGACATTGTCCAGCCCGAGCTCGTCGACGACCTCGCCGAGATAGGTGGAGCGCTTGAGCAGCGGCTCAATGAGGGTGATCTTCAGGTCCGGGCGGGCGATGGCCAGGGGAATGCCGGGCAGGCCAGCCCCGGAGCCGATGTCCGCGATGGAGGCGCCCGCCGGGAAGGCCTCGCCGATGACGGCGCAGTTGAGGACGTGGCGGTCCCACAGACGCGGCACCTCACGGGGCCCGATGAAGCCGCGCTCGGAGCCGGTGGTGGCCAGGGAGCGGTGGTAAGCGACGGCCTTGTCGAGGCGGTCGCCGAAGATCTCGGCTGCGGCTGCGGGCGGTTCCGGCAGGGCGGCGGGGGTCGTGTTGTCGGCTGACAAAGTGCACTCCTTGGGGTGATGGCACGGCTGGGTATGTACTGTCCAGCGTATCGCGCCCGGGGAAAAAGAAGGAACGCGGTGGGGGGATTCCCACCGCGTTCCGCGTGCTCTTCCGTAGTCCGGAGCGTGCGAGGAACTACGTGTTGTACCTGTCCTTCACCCGGTCGAGCACCCACTGGCGCCCCACGCCCTCGGCGCCGGCGGCGGCGGCCGCCGCGGCGACCTCCGGGTTGCGGGCCTCAAAGCCGTCGCGGGCCAGGTCGTACTCGACGCGCTTGTCGGAGCCGAGCGCCTTGCGTTCGGCGTTGGAGAGGTAGACGAAGTCTCGGTCCTGCGGCTCGATCGCCGGGAGAGCGTCGACGCGCTGCTCGAAGGCTTCGCGACGCGCCGCCCGCGCCGAGGTCGAACCGGTGGCCGGGGCCACGACGTCGCGGCGCTCGGACTTGGTGCGACGATCGGCCTTGCGGGCGCCGACCTGCGGGGCGTTTGCCCTGGCCAGAGCGGCCTTCTCTTCCTCTTCCTGAGCCTCCTCAGCGTCCATCTTGCGGTAGACGAGCTGCATCTGGACGAAGGACCAGCCGACGTTGGCGGCCATGTAGACGAGCAGGCCGATGGTCCAGATCCAGCCGGTGAAGATGGTGAAGGCAGGCATCATCCAGAGCATCATCTTGCCCATCATGTCCTGCTGCATCTTCATCATGTCGGCGTTGTCGCCGGTCGGCGCAGTCACCTTGCCGGATGCCTGGCGGTCCTTCTGGCGGGCCAGGGACAGGCGCGCGTTGAAGTGGGTGATGACGGCGACGAAGATGACCAGCGGCACGGCCACGACGATGACCTGCCAGCGGGCGAAGTCGAGCCCGTTCTCGGCGAAGGCGGCGAGCTGATCCTCTCCCATGGACATGGAGGAAGACAGCGGCACGCCGAAAAAGCGGGCGTCGAGGAAGGACTGGACGTGATCCGGGGAGAAGATGTAGTTCGCGGTGTTGCGGTTCTCCTCGGCGGTCATGCCGAGTCCGCCGCCGCCCATGCCGCCGGGTTCACCGGTGCGGTTGAAGGAACGCAGCACGTGGAACAGGCCGATGAACACCGGGATCTGGATGAGCATCGGCAGACAGCCGGCCAGCGGGTTGACCTTGGCGTCCTTGTAGACCTTCTGGCTTTCCTCGGCCATCTTGGTCTGGTCGTTCTTGTAGCGCTGTCGGACCTCCTGCAGCTTCGGCGCGAGCTGCGCCATCTTGCGGGAGGAGCGCAGCTGCTTCATCGTCGGCCACAGCAGGATGGCCTTGATGGTGAAGGTCAGCAGGATGATGGACAGCACCCAGG from Corynebacterium guangdongense includes the following:
- the rsmG gene encoding 16S rRNA (guanine(527)-N(7))-methyltransferase RsmG produces the protein MSADNTTPAALPEPPAAAAEIFGDRLDKAVAYHRSLATTGSERGFIGPREVPRLWDRHVLNCAVIGEAFPAGASIADIGSGAGLPGIPLAIARPDLKITLIEPLLKRSTYLGEVVDELGLDNVTVVRGRAEEPHVRKLEKVDVVTSRAVAPLGKLVGWSLPLVKIGGSMVAMKGSSVGEELERDATQIRRAGGGEAEIFTVGDKVLEEPTTLIRIPRVK
- a CDS encoding ParA family protein codes for the protein MDEQQRKTLVRGTLPRPDEPRLITVANQKGGVGKTTSSVNMAAALAAHGLKVLVVDLDPQGNASTALGAEHRAGITSSYELLIGEATADEAIQVSPHNPNLHCIPATIDLAGAEIELVSLVRREYRLADALRKGHVADQGYDYIFIDCPPSLGLLTINAMTAVDEVLIPIQCEYYALEGVGQLLGNISMIREHLNTSLHISGVLMTMYDGRTKLSEQVAQEVRNQFGDVVLKNMIPRSVKVSEAPGYGQTVIDYSPTSRGSLAYLDAAREFAERGDYQPHETTGPIGVSPTIAAQLDSSMEDSI
- the yidC gene encoding membrane protein insertase YidC, with amino-acid sequence MLNFVYWPISAVMWFWYEVLSLVMNPDSGVTWVLSIILLTFTIKAILLWPTMKQLRSSRKMAQLAPKLQEVRQRYKNDQTKMAEESQKVYKDAKVNPLAGCLPMLIQIPVFIGLFHVLRSFNRTGEPGGMGGGGLGMTAEENRNTANYIFSPDHVQSFLDARFFGVPLSSSMSMGEDQLAAFAENGLDFARWQVIVVAVPLVIFVAVITHFNARLSLARQKDRQASGKVTAPTGDNADMMKMQQDMMGKMMLWMMPAFTIFTGWIWTIGLLVYMAANVGWSFVQMQLVYRKMDAEEAQEEEEKAALARANAPQVGARKADRRTKSERRDVVAPATGSTSARAARREAFEQRVDALPAIEPQDRDFVYLSNAERKALGSDKRVEYDLARDGFEARNPEVAAAAAAAGAEGVGRQWVLDRVKDRYNT